A window of Rubricoccus marinus contains these coding sequences:
- the uvrB gene encoding excinuclease ABC subunit UvrB: MATIARIDSPFKLDTPFRPTGDQPRAIAEMTEGLFRGDQYQTLLGATGTGKTFSLANVIQKTGKPTLVFSHNKTLAAQLFAEFRTFFPNNATEFFISYYDYYQPEAYIVSSDTYIEKDMAINEEIDRLRLRATSALVSGRRDIVIVASVSCIYGLGNPEEYKARVIQVKPGETVDRDELLLKLVNVFYTRNDIDFAPGTFRVRGDQVEVFPAYFEDQAYRITFWGDEVEKVSRIDPVTGKEIASEGDLLTIYPAKHFVTPQDQLDRALAGIEEELRWRLAILRNEGKLVEAQRLEQRTLFDLEMIKEIGYCSGIENYSRHMDGREPGTRPSTLLDYFQMSYGDDWLLAVDESHVSIPQVRGMYNGDRARKLSLVEHGFRLPSAMDNRPLTYEEFERFHHQVLFVSATPADYELEKSDGVVVEQIIRPTGILDPEVEVRPVEGQIDDLLGEIRLRVKAGGRVLVTTLTKRMAEDLTDYLDSFGVRVRYLHSDIDALERVDILRDLRLGAFDVLVGINLLREGLDLPEVNLVAILDADKEGFLRSERSLIQTAGRAARNADSVVILYADRITDSMARMMEETNRRREIQAEYNREHGITPTTVTKSIDEIRKGTLVADHKPEPEENPTPTYYSGPSQLPKVADPVVKYLTDDQKLDLVAQLTREMDAASMNLEFEKAAELRDSIAQIEATLAA; this comes from the coding sequence ATGGCGACGATTGCCCGCATCGACTCTCCTTTCAAGCTGGACACCCCGTTCCGGCCCACCGGCGACCAGCCGCGCGCCATCGCGGAGATGACCGAGGGGCTGTTCCGAGGCGACCAGTACCAGACGCTTCTGGGGGCCACAGGTACCGGCAAGACGTTCTCGCTCGCCAACGTCATCCAGAAGACGGGCAAGCCGACGCTCGTCTTCTCGCACAACAAGACCCTCGCGGCGCAGCTCTTCGCTGAGTTCCGGACGTTCTTCCCGAACAACGCCACGGAGTTCTTTATCTCCTACTACGACTACTACCAGCCCGAGGCCTACATCGTCTCCTCGGACACGTACATCGAGAAGGACATGGCGATCAACGAGGAGATCGACCGGCTGCGGCTTCGCGCCACGTCGGCCCTCGTGAGTGGCCGGCGCGATATCGTGATCGTGGCCAGCGTGAGCTGCATCTATGGGCTCGGCAACCCGGAGGAGTACAAGGCCCGCGTGATCCAAGTCAAGCCCGGCGAGACCGTGGACCGCGACGAGCTTCTGCTCAAGCTGGTCAACGTCTTCTACACCCGCAACGACATCGACTTCGCGCCCGGCACGTTCCGCGTCCGCGGCGACCAAGTGGAAGTCTTCCCGGCCTACTTCGAGGACCAAGCTTACCGCATCACGTTCTGGGGCGACGAGGTCGAAAAGGTCTCGCGCATCGACCCGGTGACCGGGAAAGAGATCGCGAGCGAGGGCGACCTCCTGACGATCTACCCCGCCAAGCACTTCGTGACGCCGCAGGACCAACTCGACCGCGCGCTTGCCGGCATCGAAGAGGAGCTCCGCTGGCGCCTCGCGATCCTCCGCAACGAGGGCAAGCTGGTGGAGGCGCAACGCCTGGAGCAGCGGACGCTGTTCGACCTGGAGATGATCAAAGAGATCGGCTACTGCTCCGGCATCGAGAACTACTCGCGCCACATGGACGGCCGCGAGCCCGGTACTCGCCCCTCCACGCTGCTGGATTACTTCCAGATGAGCTACGGCGACGACTGGCTTCTGGCGGTGGACGAGAGCCACGTCAGCATTCCGCAGGTGCGCGGGATGTACAACGGCGACCGTGCGCGCAAACTCAGCCTGGTAGAGCACGGCTTCCGTCTGCCAAGCGCGATGGACAATCGCCCGCTCACCTATGAGGAGTTCGAGCGCTTCCACCATCAGGTCCTCTTCGTCAGCGCCACGCCCGCCGACTACGAGCTCGAGAAGTCCGACGGCGTCGTCGTGGAGCAGATCATTCGCCCGACAGGCATCCTCGACCCCGAAGTGGAGGTCCGCCCCGTCGAAGGCCAGATCGACGACTTGCTCGGCGAGATCCGCCTGCGCGTCAAGGCCGGCGGGCGCGTGCTCGTCACCACGCTCACCAAGCGCATGGCCGAGGACCTCACCGACTACCTCGACTCCTTCGGCGTGCGCGTGCGGTACCTCCACTCCGACATCGACGCGCTGGAACGCGTCGACATCCTGCGCGACCTGCGCCTGGGCGCGTTCGACGTGCTCGTCGGCATTAACCTCTTGCGCGAAGGCCTCGACCTCCCCGAGGTCAACCTCGTCGCCATCCTCGACGCCGACAAAGAGGGCTTCTTGCGCTCCGAGCGCTCGCTGATCCAGACCGCGGGCCGCGCCGCGCGCAACGCGGACAGCGTGGTCATCCTCTACGCCGACCGCATCACGGACTCCATGGCACGCATGATGGAGGAGACGAACCGCCGCCGCGAGATCCAAGCCGAGTACAACCGCGAGCATGGCATCACGCCGACGACGGTCACCAAGTCCATCGACGAGATCCGCAAGGGCACGCTCGTGGCGGACCACAAGCCGGAGCCCGAGGAGAACCCGACGCCGACGTACTACTCCGGCCCAAGCCAGCTCCCCAAGGTGGCCGACCCCGTGGTGAAGTACCTCACCGACGACCAGAAGCTGGACCTCGTGGCGCAGCTCACCCGCGAGATGGACGCGGCCTCGATGAACCTGGAGTTCGAGAAGGCCGCCGAACTCCGCGACAGCATCGCCCAGATCGAAGCCACGCTCGCCGCCTGA
- a CDS encoding SDR family oxidoreductase: protein MTILFLGGTGTISSACSALAVERGHDLTLVTRGGADARAPEAAEILHADARDPKALAEALGDRTFDAVVDWVAFAPEHVEDDVRLFRGRTGQYVFISSASAYQTPPQSLPVTEQTPLDNPFWAYSQAKIECEKRVWVARDAGMPVTIVRPSHTYAPWRPPVYGRYTVIDRLRRGAPVLVHGDGLSLWTLTHHRDFARGFVGLLGNENALGRAVHITSDEILTWDAIVGALAEASGVEARIVHVPSDQIAKADGEWGQSLLGDKAHTRVFDNSLIKALVPDFDAPTSWAAGAREMTAWFDADPARRTVDAEVNATIDRLVAPYL, encoded by the coding sequence ATGACGATCCTCTTTCTAGGCGGCACCGGCACAATCTCGTCGGCCTGCTCCGCCCTCGCCGTTGAGCGCGGCCACGACCTCACGCTCGTCACCCGCGGGGGCGCCGACGCCCGCGCGCCAGAGGCCGCCGAGATCCTCCACGCCGACGCGCGCGACCCCAAAGCCCTCGCCGAGGCGCTGGGCGACCGGACGTTCGATGCCGTCGTGGACTGGGTGGCGTTCGCACCCGAGCACGTGGAGGACGACGTGCGCCTGTTCCGCGGACGGACCGGCCAGTACGTGTTCATCTCCTCCGCCTCGGCGTACCAGACGCCGCCGCAGTCGCTTCCCGTCACGGAGCAGACACCGCTGGACAACCCGTTCTGGGCGTACTCGCAGGCCAAGATCGAGTGCGAGAAACGCGTTTGGGTTGCGCGCGACGCTGGGATGCCAGTCACCATCGTGCGGCCGTCCCACACGTACGCGCCGTGGCGCCCTCCCGTCTACGGCCGCTACACCGTCATCGACCGGTTGCGGCGCGGGGCGCCCGTCTTGGTGCACGGCGATGGGCTCTCGCTGTGGACGCTCACGCACCACCGGGATTTCGCCAGAGGCTTTGTCGGCCTGCTGGGCAACGAGAACGCACTCGGCCGCGCGGTCCACATCACGTCGGACGAGATCCTGACGTGGGACGCCATCGTCGGCGCGCTGGCGGAAGCCTCTGGCGTCGAAGCACGAATCGTCCACGTGCCGTCGGATCAGATCGCGAAGGCGGACGGCGAGTGGGGCCAGAGCCTGCTCGGCGACAAGGCGCACACGCGCGTGTTCGACAACAGCCTGATCAAAGCTCTCGTCCCGGACTTCGACGCTCCCACCTCCTGGGCCGCTGGCGCTCGCGAGATGACCGCGTGGTTCGACGCCGACCCGGCGCGGCGCACGGTCGATGCCGAGGTCAACGCCACCATCGACCGCCTCGTGGCGCCGTACCTCTAG
- a CDS encoding TonB-dependent receptor: MSDGLWRLVVLAGLVLASGAVQAQALRAQNEPLRDVIERVERETTWRFLYSDALVAGKRVSLSTDTDGLPDALSRALAPLGIGVDADRQRRRILLVPAPKRTPLAPEAAPAPRETAERVVRGRVLDSETGEGLPFATVVWDGGRRGVVADDRGGFVLTLRGEMASGATALTASFVGYGAQTATPRGSAITFRLAPEAGGVPTVVVDARAFTAPLDTAWAARIQPGRYDALGEGGGLRALEVLPSVAPAAAFSDGLIVRGSPSDAFEVRLDGVPVYNPRHLFGLVDAFNADALRAVALHLGVAPAQVAVAPGGALDYVTATGAPTRPLATLGVSSLAARGSASVPVRPGRTTLLVGGRTSALGASPGTADALVEQGLGVATRTSDLPSGTADALSRLVDVSSTRASYWDLHLGAADQRASGGRTALTAYTGGDETEVAGARLYLERDDDDRIRRVERPVAARNRWGSSAASLTDQRILSARWMLTSRVGASTYSARFAQDDFAFRSQPGLGSLVLVDTLGYDNHFQEAIAEQRVEAALGGGVASGGYSLHLYRQRYEETAARRAAFVTDQTATRLDVHAAWEGTATRALHLDAGLRAHMYSEGSALRLSPRVRARVDAAPGFALSASLGRSTQFAHRLTLANVAGAAAWVLTDSEQTVTEADLAEVSADLSARGVSVQLTAYAKRTRGLWLHTEDRSVRGLARGTVLQRPWLTGVASGARGVETLVRVPVGAWSLGASGALARATFQHPELEGGEAFPAEWDRPVQFAILADGPVLPGVRVAASWTLASGAPNPLAPEAGEEERLPGLSRVDLRVTAEQRIGRAVATLSLAVRNVLDRDNAFTREATNVVRLGRPTDEPRLLAVPLDIYDVGVLPTLDLALRF; encoded by the coding sequence GTGAGCGACGGTCTCTGGCGCCTCGTCGTTCTGGCGGGGCTCGTCCTGGCCTCTGGCGCCGTGCAGGCCCAGGCGCTGCGCGCGCAAAACGAGCCGCTGCGCGACGTGATCGAGCGCGTGGAGCGCGAGACGACGTGGCGCTTTCTCTACTCGGATGCCCTCGTCGCGGGCAAGCGCGTCAGCCTGAGCACCGATACCGATGGCCTGCCGGACGCCCTCTCGCGCGCGCTCGCCCCGCTCGGCATCGGCGTGGACGCCGACCGCCAGAGGCGCCGCATCCTTCTCGTCCCGGCGCCGAAACGGACGCCTCTGGCGCCAGAGGCCGCGCCGGCACCCCGCGAGACGGCCGAGCGAGTCGTGCGCGGACGTGTCTTGGACAGCGAGACCGGCGAGGGCCTGCCCTTCGCGACGGTGGTGTGGGACGGCGGGCGCCGCGGCGTCGTGGCCGATGACCGGGGCGGCTTCGTGCTCACGCTCCGCGGTGAGATGGCCTCTGGCGCGACGGCGCTCACGGCCTCGTTCGTGGGCTACGGCGCCCAGACGGCCACGCCGAGAGGCTCCGCTATCACGTTCCGGCTGGCGCCAGAGGCGGGTGGCGTCCCGACCGTCGTGGTGGATGCGCGGGCGTTTACCGCCCCGCTGGACACGGCCTGGGCCGCGCGCATCCAACCCGGGCGGTACGACGCGCTGGGCGAAGGCGGCGGGCTCCGCGCGCTGGAAGTGCTCCCCTCGGTCGCGCCCGCAGCGGCGTTCTCGGACGGACTCATCGTGCGCGGGAGTCCGTCCGACGCCTTCGAGGTGCGGCTGGACGGCGTGCCGGTGTACAACCCTCGCCACCTCTTCGGCCTCGTCGACGCCTTCAACGCGGACGCGCTCCGCGCCGTCGCGCTGCACCTCGGCGTGGCGCCCGCGCAGGTCGCCGTCGCGCCCGGCGGCGCGTTGGACTACGTCACCGCGACCGGCGCCCCCACGCGGCCTCTGGCGACGCTCGGCGTCTCCAGCCTCGCCGCCAGAGGCTCGGCCTCGGTCCCGGTCCGCCCGGGCCGGACCACGCTCTTGGTGGGCGGCCGCACGTCCGCGCTGGGCGCTTCGCCCGGGACCGCCGACGCACTCGTGGAGCAGGGCCTCGGGGTCGCGACGCGCACGAGCGACCTCCCGAGCGGGACCGCCGACGCGCTCTCGCGGCTGGTGGACGTGAGCAGCACGCGCGCGTCCTACTGGGACCTCCATCTCGGCGCGGCGGACCAGCGGGCCTCTGGCGGCCGGACCGCGCTGACGGCTTACACAGGAGGCGACGAAACGGAGGTGGCGGGCGCGCGGCTCTACCTGGAGCGCGATGACGACGATCGGATTCGGCGTGTGGAGCGGCCCGTTGCCGCGCGAAACCGGTGGGGCAGCAGCGCCGCGAGCCTGACGGATCAGCGCATCCTCTCCGCGCGGTGGATGCTGACCTCGCGCGTCGGCGCGAGCACCTACAGCGCGCGCTTCGCGCAGGACGACTTCGCGTTTCGCTCCCAGCCCGGCCTAGGGAGCCTCGTGTTGGTGGACACGCTGGGCTACGACAATCACTTTCAGGAAGCCATCGCCGAGCAACGCGTGGAGGCCGCGCTTGGCGGCGGCGTGGCCTCTGGCGGATACAGCCTGCACCTCTATCGCCAGAGGTACGAGGAGACCGCCGCGCGCCGCGCTGCCTTCGTCACGGACCAGACGGCGACGCGCTTGGATGTCCACGCCGCCTGGGAGGGCACTGCCACGCGCGCGCTCCACCTCGACGCCGGGCTCCGCGCGCACATGTACTCCGAAGGCTCGGCGCTTCGCCTGAGTCCTCGCGTCCGGGCTCGCGTAGACGCCGCGCCGGGCTTCGCGCTGTCTGCGTCGCTGGGCCGGAGCACGCAGTTCGCCCACCGCCTCACGCTCGCGAACGTCGCCGGAGCCGCCGCCTGGGTGCTTACCGACTCGGAGCAGACCGTGACCGAAGCCGACCTCGCGGAGGTCTCCGCAGACCTCTCTGCCAGAGGCGTCTCGGTGCAGCTCACGGCCTACGCCAAGCGCACGCGCGGGCTGTGGCTCCACACCGAGGACCGCTCGGTCCGCGGCCTCGCGCGCGGGACCGTGTTGCAGCGCCCCTGGCTGACAGGCGTGGCCTCTGGCGCCAGAGGCGTGGAAACGCTGGTCCGCGTGCCTGTCGGTGCGTGGAGCCTTGGGGCCTCTGGCGCGCTTGCGCGGGCCACGTTCCAGCACCCGGAGCTCGAAGGGGGGGAGGCATTCCCCGCTGAGTGGGACCGCCCGGTTCAATTCGCGATCCTGGCAGATGGGCCCGTTCTTCCCGGCGTTCGCGTGGCGGCATCATGGACGCTCGCCTCTGGCGCGCCCAACCCCCTGGCGCCAGAGGCCGGGGAAGAGGAGAGGCTGCCGGGGCTCTCGCGCGTGGACCTCCGGGTCACCGCCGAGCAGCGCATTGGCCGCGCCGTCGCCACGCTCTCGCTCGCCGTCCGCAACGTGCTCGACCGCGACAACGCGTTCACGCGAGAGGCCACCAACGTGGTCCGCCTGGGCCGGCCTACCGACGAGCCGCGCCTGCTTGCCGTCCCGCTGGACATTTACGACGTGGGCGTGCTCCCCACGCTCGACCTCGCGCTGCGGTTCTAG